A genomic stretch from Nitrospirae bacterium YQR-1 includes:
- a CDS encoding pyridoxal phosphate-dependent aminotransferase family protein, translating into MAVENSKSIFDKCSKFTRAKDLMALELYPYFRMIESAQEPVVTINGRQVVMAGSNNYLGLANHPKVKEAAIEAVRKYGTGCAGSRFLNGTLDIHVNLENKLARFMNTEAALIFTTGFQVNLGVISALVGKDDTVILDKLNHASIIDGCRLSYGEVKKFRHNNMEDYERVLKETSPRSTLTVVDGVFSMEGDIVNLPGLVSAAKKYNSKIMVDDAHGIGVLGKTGRGTAEHFGLEKDVDIIMGTYSKSLASVGGFVAGGADIIHYIKHCARSLMFSASPTPAATASVSAALDIIEAEPERIKALWRNTGKMMAGFKAMGFEIGPTQTPIVPVIVGEDELAFKMSKMLLNEGVFVNVAVSPAVAPGMALVRTSYMATHTDEHLDIILSAFQKTGKAFGVIK; encoded by the coding sequence ATGGCTGTAGAGAACTCAAAATCCATATTTGATAAATGCTCTAAATTTACAAGGGCAAAAGATTTAATGGCATTGGAGCTTTATCCGTATTTCAGGATGATAGAGAGTGCGCAGGAGCCTGTGGTGACAATAAACGGCAGACAGGTTGTCATGGCCGGGTCAAATAACTATCTGGGGCTTGCCAACCATCCAAAGGTCAAAGAGGCGGCGATAGAGGCGGTCAGGAAGTATGGAACAGGCTGTGCCGGTTCCAGATTTTTAAACGGCACACTGGATATACATGTTAATCTGGAAAATAAGTTAGCGCGGTTTATGAATACGGAGGCGGCCTTAATTTTTACAACCGGATTTCAGGTAAATCTTGGAGTTATTTCAGCCCTTGTCGGCAAGGATGACACAGTCATCTTAGATAAGCTCAACCATGCCAGCATAATAGACGGCTGCCGGCTTTCATATGGAGAGGTTAAAAAGTTTCGCCATAACAACATGGAAGACTACGAAAGAGTGCTAAAGGAAACCTCCCCCAGGAGTACTCTTACAGTAGTAGATGGCGTTTTTAGTATGGAAGGTGACATTGTAAATCTGCCCGGGCTGGTATCGGCGGCAAAAAAATACAATTCCAAAATCATGGTGGACGATGCTCACGGCATAGGAGTACTGGGTAAAACTGGAAGGGGCACGGCGGAACACTTTGGGTTGGAAAAAGATGTAGATATTATCATGGGTACGTACAGCAAGTCACTGGCCTCAGTAGGTGGTTTTGTAGCTGGAGGTGCAGACATAATACATTATATAAAACACTGTGCACGGTCCTTAATGTTTAGTGCAAGTCCGACCCCTGCAGCTACCGCCTCAGTGAGTGCAGCTCTGGATATTATTGAGGCTGAACCGGAGCGGATTAAAGCCCTGTGGAGAAATACAGGGAAGATGATGGCAGGGTTTAAGGCAATGGGCTTTGAGATTGGCCCAACTCAAACCCCCATAGTCCCTGTAATAGTTGGTGAGGATGAGCTGGCCTTTAAAATGTCCAAAATGCTTCTAAATGAGGGGGTTTTTGTTAACGTGGCTGTCTCTCCGGCTGTTGCTCCCGGTATGGCACTTGTCAGAACCAGTTATATGGCAACGCATACGGATGAACACCTGGATATTATCCTTAGTGCTTTTCAAAAAACAGGAAAGGCATTTGGCGTTATTAAATAG
- a CDS encoding N-acetyltransferase has translation MDKRQLLEFIKFPLKLHRDDPLFTPELTTDLKKHFSPHKNPFFRNADVRYFLAYSGGKCVGRIASILNRRHIEFHNDSAGFFGFFDSINNKAVAAVLLETVAGQLKSCGLTIMRGPMNFSTNDECGFVVDGFQYAPVLMTPHNPPYYIDLMQSCGMGKSKDLYAYITDIPKVLPEKIDRVAQIAEKNGVCVKKVDKRRFDEGLEKFKEVYNDAWEKNWGFIPLTEDELLYLGKRLKQVIEPDTALIAEKDGEPIGFLGLIPDLNIVLRKMKGKLNPVTVLKALYYSRKITTTRMLLLGIKARYRNRGVDALLYREGFKGCLKHGFTSVEFSWILEDNLPTQMLVKMIGGTHYKTFRIFERVI, from the coding sequence ATGGATAAACGGCAGCTACTTGAGTTTATTAAATTTCCATTAAAGCTTCATAGAGACGATCCACTTTTTACACCTGAGTTAACCACTGACCTGAAAAAACATTTTTCACCACATAAAAATCCTTTTTTTAGAAATGCCGATGTGAGGTATTTTCTTGCGTATAGCGGCGGCAAGTGTGTTGGCCGGATAGCCTCGATATTAAACAGAAGACATATAGAGTTCCACAATGACAGCGCCGGTTTTTTTGGTTTTTTTGATTCTATAAATAATAAAGCCGTTGCCGCAGTCCTGCTTGAAACAGTGGCTGGGCAGTTGAAATCCTGCGGACTTACCATAATGCGGGGCCCTATGAATTTTTCGACAAACGATGAGTGTGGTTTTGTTGTTGATGGATTTCAATATGCGCCGGTTCTGATGACTCCGCACAATCCACCGTATTACATTGATCTGATGCAATCTTGTGGAATGGGGAAATCGAAGGACCTCTATGCCTACATAACGGACATACCGAAGGTGCTACCTGAGAAAATTGACCGGGTGGCACAGATAGCGGAAAAAAATGGCGTCTGTGTAAAAAAGGTTGATAAACGGCGCTTTGATGAGGGGTTAGAGAAATTCAAAGAGGTATATAACGACGCCTGGGAGAAAAACTGGGGGTTTATACCGCTTACCGAAGACGAACTGTTATACCTTGGCAAGCGGCTTAAGCAGGTGATTGAGCCTGATACGGCTTTAATTGCTGAAAAAGACGGCGAGCCGATTGGCTTTCTAGGGCTTATTCCTGATTTAAATATTGTACTGAGAAAAATGAAGGGTAAACTTAATCCTGTTACAGTACTAAAAGCTTTGTATTACTCACGAAAGATTACAACGACAAGGATGCTGCTTCTTGGTATTAAAGCACGGTACAGAAACCGGGGGGTTGATGCGTTGCTTTACAGGGAGGGTTTTAAGGGCTGCCTCAAACACGGATTTACCAGTGTGGAGTTTTCGTGGATATTAGAGGATAACCTGCCTACCCAAATGCTGGTTAAAATGATAGGGGGCACTCACTACAAAACTTTCAGAATTTTTGAAAGAGTGATATAG
- a CDS encoding hsp70 family protein has product MNKETRFIVGIDLGTTNSAVSYIDTEEPPSEKTKKSKDLKSQNNREKSPAIFDIPQFVDEQKVEKLSTLPSFLYIPGAYDAEIITSGLPWQTDGERVITGEYARIIGGKKTSNLVFSAKSWLCYSRVDRNAPILPWGREDTAGKLSPVTASAAYLKHIINAWNSDGGAMRGKYNPLELQQVAITIPASFDETARQLTFEAAELAGFKNITMLEEPQAAFYSWISQNESRLSDIIQKNMLVLVFDMGGGTTDFNLITVEERGGKPEFKRVAVGDHLMLGGDNMDLALAKDVEESIFADTGKKMGIAGWTALTHQCRSAKETLLADSDINEVEVTFLGSGRSVIGGSVRGVITVGAVKNIILNGFFKHVEIDEEVSERRLGFQELGLPYVSEPAVFKHLSAFLRRHATNPFLAPWVKSAATGGVSAVRPDAIIFNGGVFKSASLRKASVDMINRWFSSEPGYSVDVLQNDKLDHAVALGAAYYGMVLRGKGVRITGGTGKSYYIEVAHKGASVEGLKSPLTSVCILARGAEPGADIVLSELEFHVMANTPASFNMYSSSYRVGDKEGDIVTAEQDFFFKLPPVRTVLQFGKKAGGARLPVSLSVKLNEYGTLDIWCESKMSPHRWKLSFQLRDSAPDDDPDAAEESSSALTDTRTLDSETVEQACEAIRVALWGNEQVLGALTKTITEILGVERDNWPLPTIRKLWDALMEFKQRRLTTPGHEARWLNLSGFLLRPGFGYFLDAERIKELWKIFSEGVKFYRDGGCSLQWWILWRRVAGGLNEQQQEIIFKKTAQHLLPGRKKKDTPKLQPPEIMEIWMLASSLERMGGTVKVELGDELLRQIKKFGDKNTAKLMWSLSRLGGRLPFYGPAEKTVPKAVAEKWIEQIMALKWNAPKDAAYAISQLARKTGDRANDTDEALRDEALRWIHKVTGATAERYTKRMSEALPVDFDEEREVFGEALPVGLIIEKGK; this is encoded by the coding sequence ATGAATAAAGAAACCCGCTTTATTGTAGGCATAGACTTAGGGACAACTAATTCGGCTGTGTCTTATATTGATACTGAGGAGCCACCGTCTGAGAAAACTAAAAAATCAAAAGACTTAAAAAGTCAAAATAACAGGGAAAAATCTCCAGCAATATTTGATATTCCACAGTTTGTTGATGAGCAAAAAGTGGAAAAACTCTCCACTTTGCCGTCATTTTTGTATATTCCCGGAGCGTACGATGCGGAGATTATAACCTCAGGGCTGCCGTGGCAAACCGATGGTGAAAGAGTCATAACCGGCGAATATGCGCGGATTATCGGCGGCAAAAAAACGTCTAATCTTGTCTTTTCCGCCAAGTCATGGCTTTGCTATAGCCGTGTTGACAGAAATGCTCCGATACTTCCCTGGGGACGTGAAGACACTGCCGGTAAACTCTCCCCTGTAACGGCCTCAGCTGCATATCTAAAACATATAATTAATGCATGGAACTCAGACGGCGGCGCAATGCGCGGTAAGTACAACCCGCTTGAACTCCAGCAGGTGGCAATCACAATTCCGGCCTCGTTTGACGAAACCGCCCGGCAGCTTACTTTTGAAGCCGCAGAACTGGCCGGATTTAAAAACATCACAATGCTTGAGGAGCCGCAGGCGGCATTCTACAGTTGGATTTCTCAAAATGAAAGCCGCCTCAGTGATATAATTCAGAAAAATATGCTCGTCCTGGTCTTTGATATGGGAGGCGGCACGACGGATTTTAATCTCATCACAGTTGAGGAAAGGGGCGGTAAGCCGGAGTTTAAACGCGTGGCTGTCGGTGACCATCTCATGCTTGGCGGTGATAACATGGATCTTGCGCTTGCTAAGGATGTTGAGGAGAGTATTTTTGCAGATACCGGTAAAAAGATGGGTATTGCGGGCTGGACAGCTCTTACCCATCAGTGCCGGAGCGCAAAAGAGACACTCCTTGCAGATAGCGATATTAACGAGGTGGAAGTTACCTTTCTGGGCTCCGGGCGAAGCGTCATTGGAGGCTCAGTTAGGGGAGTAATAACAGTAGGGGCGGTTAAAAATATCATACTTAACGGGTTTTTCAAACACGTGGAAATAGATGAGGAAGTATCGGAGCGCCGGCTGGGATTTCAGGAACTGGGACTGCCGTATGTCTCAGAGCCTGCGGTGTTTAAACATCTGTCGGCATTTTTGAGGCGGCATGCCACTAATCCTTTTCTTGCACCTTGGGTTAAATCTGCCGCCACGGGCGGTGTCAGCGCCGTACGCCCTGATGCCATTATTTTTAACGGCGGCGTGTTTAAGTCCGCCTCACTGCGGAAGGCCTCAGTGGATATGATTAACCGGTGGTTTTCCTCCGAGCCGGGCTATAGTGTGGATGTGCTGCAAAACGATAAATTAGACCACGCTGTAGCTCTGGGAGCAGCCTATTACGGCATGGTGCTGAGAGGTAAAGGGGTGAGGATAACAGGCGGCACCGGGAAGTCATACTACATCGAGGTTGCGCACAAGGGGGCTTCAGTTGAGGGGTTGAAATCACCTCTTACCTCCGTTTGCATCCTTGCACGCGGGGCGGAGCCCGGAGCCGACATTGTACTTTCAGAGCTGGAATTTCACGTTATGGCCAACACCCCGGCCTCTTTTAACATGTACAGCTCAAGCTACCGTGTCGGGGATAAAGAGGGTGATATTGTCACGGCCGAGCAGGATTTCTTTTTTAAACTGCCTCCGGTCAGAACTGTATTACAATTTGGGAAAAAAGCTGGAGGTGCCAGGCTTCCTGTATCACTTAGCGTAAAACTCAATGAGTACGGAACTCTTGACATATGGTGTGAGTCTAAAATGTCGCCGCACCGCTGGAAACTGTCTTTTCAGTTAAGAGACAGTGCGCCGGATGACGACCCGGATGCTGCTGAGGAATCATCCTCCGCCTTAACTGATACCCGCACGCTTGACTCAGAAACTGTGGAGCAGGCATGTGAGGCAATAAGAGTGGCTCTGTGGGGCAATGAGCAGGTGCTTGGGGCGTTAACAAAAACGATTACGGAAATCCTTGGTGTGGAAAGAGACAACTGGCCGCTTCCCACAATTCGTAAGCTGTGGGATGCACTGATGGAGTTTAAACAACGGCGGCTGACAACGCCGGGGCACGAGGCCAGGTGGTTGAATCTGTCGGGGTTCTTGCTCAGGCCCGGGTTTGGATACTTTCTTGATGCCGAGCGTATAAAGGAACTCTGGAAGATATTTTCGGAGGGTGTTAAGTTTTACCGTGACGGAGGGTGTTCTTTGCAGTGGTGGATTCTGTGGCGGCGTGTTGCGGGCGGATTAAATGAGCAGCAACAGGAAATAATATTTAAAAAGACAGCTCAACATCTGCTTCCCGGCAGGAAAAAGAAAGACACACCTAAACTTCAGCCGCCTGAGATTATGGAGATTTGGATGCTTGCCTCAAGCCTTGAGCGTATGGGCGGCACTGTAAAGGTTGAGCTTGGGGATGAGTTGTTAAGACAGATTAAAAAATTTGGTGATAAAAACACAGCCAAGTTGATGTGGTCTCTTTCGCGCCTTGGCGGGAGGCTACCCTTTTACGGCCCTGCGGAAAAAACTGTCCCAAAAGCCGTGGCGGAGAAATGGATAGAACAGATTATGGCCTTAAAGTGGAACGCCCCTAAGGATGCCGCCTATGCCATATCACAATTGGCAAGAAAGACCGGGGACAGGGCAAATGATACGGATGAGGCGCTAAGGGATGAGGCACTAAGGTGGATACATAAGGTCACGGGTGCAACGGCGGAGCGTTACACTAAAAGAATGTCGGAGGCGCTGCCGGTTGATTTTGACGAGGAAAGGGAAGTTTTCGGCGAGGCGCTGCCGGTTGGTTTAATAATTGAGAAAGGGAAATGA
- the cysE gene encoding serine O-acetyltransferase, which produces MFKEIKEDFRSLLQKDPAAAGVIDVILNHSGFHAVVIYRIVNRLYRAGLVVLSRFVSTVGRFLTGVEIHPAARIAPGFVIDHGMGVVIGETSEIGEGCLIYQGVTLGGTGKEKGKRHPTLGKYVVVGAGAKVLGPIVIGDFVKIGANSVVLNPVPAHSIVVGVPGKVVKDRHHIAHESTDALDHNQLPDPVEKRLQAMERLIHELKTELQSRN; this is translated from the coding sequence ATTTTTAAGGAAATAAAGGAAGATTTTCGGTCACTGTTGCAAAAGGACCCTGCCGCCGCCGGTGTTATTGACGTAATCCTGAATCATTCCGGTTTTCATGCCGTTGTCATATACAGGATTGTTAACCGGCTCTACAGAGCAGGGCTTGTTGTGCTATCAAGGTTTGTCTCCACGGTGGGGCGGTTTCTTACAGGAGTGGAGATTCATCCGGCAGCCCGCATTGCACCTGGGTTTGTCATAGACCACGGCATGGGGGTGGTAATAGGTGAAACATCGGAAATTGGAGAGGGTTGCCTCATATATCAGGGTGTCACTCTCGGTGGTACAGGTAAAGAAAAAGGAAAACGCCATCCGACTCTGGGCAAATATGTAGTGGTAGGGGCTGGGGCAAAGGTGCTGGGACCAATTGTGATAGGAGATTTTGTTAAAATAGGGGCAAACTCAGTTGTGCTCAATCCGGTTCCCGCCCACAGCATTGTGGTTGGAGTACCTGGGAAAGTCGTTAAAGACAGACACCATATTGCTCATGAGTCAACCGATGCACTGGATCACAACCAACTGCCCGATCCGGTTGAAAAAAGACTTCAGGCGATGGAAAGGTTAATTCATGAACTTAAAACGGAACTACAATCAAGAAATTAG
- the cysS gene encoding cysteine--tRNA ligase, whose protein sequence is MKKLGGLTLKLYNTKTGKKEQIIPINENRINIYVCGVTVYDLCHAGHARSAIVFDVLRRYLKYRGFNVTFVKNFTDIDDKIINRANELGVPWQEVTGKFTKAYYEDMAALGVDNADIEPKATEHIEEILTIISGLIDKGYAYEVEGDVYFEVEKFSGYGQLSKRDLLSMEAGARVAVNEKKRNPMDFALWKASKPGEPSWDSPWGQGRPGWHIECSAMSMKYLGSTFDIHGGGADLIFPHHENEIAQSEAHSGKPFVNCWVHNGFITIDKEKMSKSLGNFFTIRDILEDFDAEVLRAFMISTHYRSPIEFSPEQLAQTEASIDRYYSTVLRISEFLSVTSKKDKPAGIEEEFREFITTAKNSFNESMDDDLNSALAVGCIFELIREINRYLDKRPSGNKANELITLALGTLDELKGVLNIFQKTPQDWYRSLIRTRKIEITEETISELINKRHEARKEKDFVKSDAIRKELEHMGITLEDKTDGTHWRVKI, encoded by the coding sequence ATCAAGAAATTAGGAGGTTTAACTCTGAAACTCTATAACACTAAAACCGGCAAAAAGGAACAAATCATACCGATAAACGAAAACCGGATAAACATATACGTTTGCGGGGTTACGGTCTATGACCTTTGTCATGCCGGACACGCACGAAGTGCAATCGTGTTTGATGTGCTGCGGCGGTATTTAAAATACAGGGGATTTAACGTAACTTTTGTTAAAAACTTTACCGATATAGACGATAAAATAATCAACAGGGCTAACGAACTCGGTGTGCCGTGGCAGGAGGTAACCGGTAAGTTTACTAAGGCATACTACGAGGACATGGCAGCCCTTGGCGTGGATAACGCCGATATTGAACCTAAGGCCACAGAGCACATAGAAGAGATTCTGACAATAATCAGCGGCCTAATTGATAAAGGATACGCATACGAGGTGGAAGGGGATGTGTATTTTGAAGTTGAGAAGTTTTCCGGTTACGGGCAGCTTTCAAAGCGGGATTTGCTCTCTATGGAGGCCGGCGCCCGTGTTGCCGTTAATGAAAAAAAGCGTAATCCAATGGATTTTGCCCTGTGGAAAGCCTCTAAGCCTGGGGAGCCCTCATGGGACAGCCCGTGGGGACAGGGACGACCCGGCTGGCACATCGAATGCAGCGCCATGTCTATGAAATACCTGGGCAGCACATTTGATATTCACGGAGGAGGCGCTGATTTAATTTTTCCGCACCACGAAAATGAAATCGCCCAGTCCGAGGCTCATTCCGGTAAACCATTTGTAAACTGCTGGGTCCACAATGGCTTTATCACTATTGACAAGGAGAAGATGTCAAAGTCACTTGGTAATTTTTTTACAATCAGGGATATACTTGAGGACTTTGATGCAGAGGTACTCAGAGCTTTTATGATTTCAACCCACTACAGAAGCCCGATAGAGTTTTCACCCGAACAGCTTGCCCAAACCGAGGCCTCCATAGACAGGTACTACTCAACTGTGCTGAGAATCTCTGAATTTCTGAGTGTTACTTCAAAAAAAGACAAACCGGCAGGAATTGAGGAAGAGTTCAGAGAGTTTATTACAACTGCTAAAAACAGCTTTAACGAGAGCATGGACGATGACCTAAACAGCGCTCTTGCCGTTGGCTGCATATTTGAGCTGATTCGTGAAATCAACCGTTATCTGGATAAAAGACCATCCGGCAACAAGGCTAATGAGCTTATAACACTTGCTTTAGGAACTCTTGATGAGTTAAAAGGCGTCTTGAATATCTTTCAAAAAACGCCGCAGGATTGGTATCGCTCTCTTATCAGAACCAGAAAAATAGAAATTACTGAAGAGACAATCAGTGAATTAATCAATAAACGGCATGAGGCCAGAAAAGAAAAGGATTTTGTTAAATCAGATGCAATAAGAAAAGAGCTTGAACACATGGGCATAACACTTGAGGATAAAACAGATGGAACTCACTGGCGGGTTAAAATTTAG
- a CDS encoding hydrogenase maturation nickel metallochaperone HypA, whose protein sequence is MEITRGTFDCMGCGETFIATYINEKPKTCPSCKSGNIKLVGENKETMGGGGCGCGCAH, encoded by the coding sequence ATGGAGATAACAAGAGGGACATTTGATTGTATGGGATGTGGTGAGACTTTTATAGCAACATATATAAACGAGAAGCCTAAGACGTGTCCAAGCTGTAAGAGCGGCAACATCAAACTGGTAGGCGAGAACAAAGAGACTATGGGTGGCGGCGGTTGCGGCTGCGGTTGTGCACATTAG
- a CDS encoding N-acyl homoserine lactonase family protein, whose amino-acid sequence MAQYKIHPIVMGSKLFDKTMMTYQYGYGRMFTIPIYGWLIAGEGVKILVDTGEIAPDKTPAREKLLGAKVYAFEEALARWNLSPSDINIILHTHLHNDHCENDDKCVNADIYVHEKELQTIHQPHPLDFRYMEDYILEVEERGQFKVLTKDTEILPGITMFHTPAHTAGGMSVIVETAAGKAVITGFCCIMENFNPPSAIRGMDMEVIPPGTHINVYEAYDILVKIKAMADILLPLHEPEFANVDTI is encoded by the coding sequence ATGGCACAGTATAAGATACATCCCATAGTGATGGGTTCAAAACTGTTTGATAAAACCATGATGACCTACCAGTACGGCTATGGCCGGATGTTTACAATACCTATATATGGCTGGTTGATAGCAGGCGAGGGCGTTAAAATCCTTGTAGATACCGGAGAGATTGCTCCAGATAAGACCCCTGCACGGGAGAAACTTCTCGGTGCTAAAGTATATGCTTTCGAGGAGGCTTTGGCAAGGTGGAATCTCTCCCCTTCTGATATAAACATCATACTCCATACCCATCTGCATAACGACCATTGCGAGAATGACGATAAATGCGTCAATGCTGATATATACGTCCATGAGAAAGAACTTCAGACAATTCATCAACCCCACCCGCTGGATTTCCGGTACATGGAGGACTACATACTTGAAGTGGAAGAGCGCGGGCAGTTTAAAGTGCTCACAAAAGACACGGAAATACTGCCCGGCATCACTATGTTTCACACACCTGCACACACCGCAGGGGGCATGAGTGTGATAGTTGAAACAGCAGCCGGTAAGGCCGTCATCACAGGGTTTTGCTGTATTATGGAAAACTTCAATCCCCCGTCCGCTATACGCGGTATGGACATGGAAGTTATCCCGCCCGGTACCCATATAAACGTTTATGAAGCATACGATATACTTGTTAAGATTAAAGCCATGGCAGATATTCTCTTACCCCTTCACGAGCCGGAATTTGCCAATGTTGACACAATATAG
- the lptD gene encoding LPS assembly protein LptD has product MIKNYIDMLKSRRFMLKRNLSCIILLLFLFSGRAVAAKTIEADKLEYDGDKRIYYLYGNVILTQDNTTLTADFGRYDENTSFAYFSGAVFYEDPEVKMEADEAVILTDNKTGTLRRANMVFKKDGYYVKGETIVKRGENSYYAEKSSFTSCDTPVPAWCFYADTADILTEDRLLAKGVFFKVNDTSVLYTPVYQAGLKRKSGFLMPSYGYKKGKGTYLDLPFYYVISENRDLTVNINTYTRRGTGEGLEYRYIEHGGITGSWYIYHLSDRVDDKEYLQIKGEHKQFLHDFYTNFNVNYLNSEDYFKKYSPNIQLNVSRYLQSSGDIGYATPKTRTYLLSQFQVDLQYYTKNVSQKIPELGFTVHPTEFFQSSLFSMNSSIANFISEQSVKGQRFDLYPKIHHSFGDMARFTQAAGVRSTFYDISLNRQAGSYNSMENIALTYGASLDTTLVKNYGSLTHVMQPAVSYNYISSGLDTTDKFTLDSTEYFKKTSTAEISLMNYLRDKNGTFLYGRVSEGYDTSKETNKLEPVKFQFGLVRPLVIKAESLYDFNDSRLKAINSEMIFRIIKTDFAIGERYNKDNDIMYMTSGLGFNITKELRLNTAAWYDAKTDRLGYLGISLLYMKQCWGLGLLYSQTTDQYGIYLSIELKGVGKYELLGSGQSTAL; this is encoded by the coding sequence TTGATAAAAAATTATATAGATATGTTAAAATCAAGGCGATTTATGTTAAAGAGAAATCTGTCTTGCATAATTTTGTTGCTTTTTCTTTTTTCCGGCAGAGCCGTAGCAGCTAAGACTATTGAGGCTGACAAGCTTGAGTACGACGGTGATAAGAGAATATACTATCTTTACGGAAATGTGATTCTAACGCAGGACAACACAACTCTTACCGCCGATTTTGGCCGGTATGATGAAAACACATCTTTTGCTTATTTTTCAGGTGCAGTTTTTTACGAGGACCCTGAGGTTAAAATGGAGGCCGATGAGGCAGTTATTTTAACCGACAACAAAACCGGAACTCTCAGGAGAGCCAATATGGTTTTCAAAAAGGACGGTTATTATGTTAAGGGTGAGACCATAGTAAAACGGGGTGAAAATTCCTATTATGCTGAGAAAAGCTCCTTTACAAGTTGTGATACTCCGGTTCCGGCCTGGTGTTTTTATGCTGATACGGCTGATATTTTGACAGAAGACAGACTTCTGGCTAAGGGTGTGTTCTTTAAAGTAAACGATACCTCAGTGTTGTACACCCCGGTTTATCAGGCGGGACTAAAAAGAAAAAGCGGATTTCTGATGCCCTCCTACGGTTACAAAAAAGGTAAGGGAACTTATCTCGATCTTCCTTTTTATTATGTTATTTCAGAAAACCGCGATTTGACTGTTAACATCAACACCTATACGCGCCGTGGCACAGGAGAAGGGCTCGAATACAGGTACATAGAACATGGCGGCATTACCGGCAGCTGGTATATTTATCATTTAAGCGACAGGGTGGATGACAAAGAGTATCTGCAGATTAAAGGTGAACATAAACAGTTTCTCCATGATTTTTATACAAATTTTAATGTAAATTATCTCAACTCAGAGGATTATTTCAAAAAATACAGCCCTAATATTCAACTAAATGTATCGCGCTACCTCCAGTCATCCGGCGACATCGGCTATGCCACGCCTAAAACACGCACCTATCTGCTCTCACAGTTCCAGGTTGACCTTCAGTATTATACGAAAAATGTATCGCAAAAGATCCCTGAGTTAGGCTTTACAGTTCACCCCACGGAGTTTTTTCAATCATCCCTGTTTTCAATGAATTCATCAATAGCCAATTTCATATCCGAGCAGTCGGTTAAAGGACAGCGATTTGACCTCTACCCCAAAATACATCACTCATTTGGAGACATGGCACGCTTTACACAGGCAGCAGGGGTACGGAGCACCTTTTACGATATCTCTCTTAACAGACAGGCGGGTTCGTACAACAGCATGGAAAATATCGCTCTAACTTATGGCGCCTCCTTAGACACCACACTTGTCAAAAACTATGGCAGCCTAACCCACGTAATGCAGCCGGCTGTTTCATATAACTACATCTCCAGTGGTCTTGACACCACGGACAAGTTTACCCTGGATTCAACCGAGTACTTTAAAAAAACCTCAACCGCCGAAATATCACTTATGAACTATCTCAGGGATAAAAACGGTACGTTTTTGTACGGAAGAGTTTCCGAGGGATATGACACTTCCAAAGAGACAAACAAACTTGAACCTGTGAAATTTCAATTCGGCCTTGTGCGCCCTCTTGTTATAAAGGCGGAGTCATTGTACGATTTCAATGACAGCCGGTTGAAAGCAATTAACTCCGAAATGATTTTTAGAATTATTAAAACAGATTTTGCAATAGGTGAGAGATACAACAAGGACAATGACATAATGTACATGACAAGCGGATTGGGATTTAATATAACAAAAGAGCTCAGACTCAACACAGCAGCCTGGTATGACGCCAAGACAGACCGCCTTGGTTACCTTGGCATTTCCCTTCTGTACATGAAGCAGTGTTGGGGACTAGGTCTCCTTTACAGCCAAACCACTGACCAATACGGCATATACCTTTCAATTGAACTTAAAGGTGTAGGAAAATATGAGTTACTAGGCAGCGGCCAGTCAACTGCTCTGTAA
- the gcvH gene encoding glycine cleavage system protein GcvH — protein MNPEDIRYHKKHTWVSLSGKKATIGITDYAQDALGDIVYLDLPEVDSEVEANTEMSEIESTKATSPVIAPVSGTVVSVNEELEDAPEVINEDPYGKGWIAVVEISDESELDDLMDLPEYEKFIEEEEG, from the coding sequence ATGAATCCAGAGGATATTCGTTATCATAAGAAACATACATGGGTGAGTCTTTCAGGTAAGAAAGCAACGATAGGCATAACGGATTATGCGCAGGACGCATTGGGTGATATAGTCTATCTTGACTTGCCGGAGGTGGACAGCGAAGTGGAGGCTAACACGGAGATGTCTGAGATAGAATCAACCAAGGCAACCTCACCGGTCATAGCCCCGGTAAGCGGCACAGTGGTTAGTGTAAATGAAGAGCTTGAGGATGCACCTGAGGTGATAAACGAGGACCCGTACGGTAAGGGCTGGATAGCTGTGGTGGAGATAAGCGATGAGTCGGAGCTGGACGATCTTATGGATTTGCCGGAGTATGAGAAATTTATAGAAGAGGAAGAGGGATGA